A genome region from Ligilactobacillus cholophilus includes the following:
- a CDS encoding glycosyltransferase family 32 protein has translation MIPKKIHYIWLGNKEKSKLHQRVLNSWRNNAPEYEIIEWNESNIGEIRNQFLDDALKHHAYAFASDYIRLYVLEKYGGIYMDLDMILIKNPDEVLKDYDLVFSIQDENVIFQTSFIAAEAHHKFIQSCLNYYDTLKFNSEGMQPNSELLTPLLLENYSFSNKDQTQVINNTCAYNSEILLQPSFHSVAIHIGETSWKTATLHDKLRIMLRQHLTNQFEAGIFKAVQDIARKIL, from the coding sequence ATGATTCCAAAGAAAATACACTATATATGGTTAGGTAATAAAGAAAAAAGTAAATTACATCAAAGAGTTTTAAACTCATGGCGAAATAATGCTCCAGAATATGAAATAATTGAATGGAATGAATCTAACATTGGAGAAATACGTAATCAATTTTTAGATGATGCATTAAAACATCATGCTTATGCATTTGCTTCTGATTATATTCGATTATATGTGCTTGAAAAATATGGTGGCATTTATATGGATTTAGATATGATATTAATTAAAAATCCTGATGAAGTTTTAAAAGATTATGATTTAGTTTTTAGTATTCAAGATGAAAATGTAATTTTTCAAACTTCATTTATTGCAGCTGAAGCACATCATAAATTTATTCAATCATGTTTAAATTATTATGATACATTAAAGTTTAATTCTGAGGGAATGCAACCAAATTCTGAGTTATTAACGCCACTATTATTGGAAAACTATTCATTTAGTAATAAAGATCAAACGCAAGTGATTAATAATACATGTGCATATAACTCAGAAATATTATTACAACCATCTTTTCATTCAGTAGCAATTCATATAGGAGAAACATCTTGGAAAACAGCAACTTTACATGATAAGCTGAGAATAATGTTACGTCAACATTTAACAAATCAGTTTGAAGCTGGAATATTTAAAGCTGTTCAGGATATTGCAAGGAAAATTTTATAA
- a CDS encoding glycosyltransferase, with translation MKIILTYPFLTGKGGMETVIKKVLQNTPDSIKMKLFLPGGSEDESWLDGINNDNVEIILHNHKNPLAMFLDTFKYIKAEKPNKVITMNNLQILPILMAKKFVKNMQVISWNHFSLKFTKANFLLKKCDSFLAISSGICDELKEMKINPEKIHLIYNPIDKPTKLIPLGNENTRRFIYVGRVQYKKQKNLAEMFEILGQLEFDFQLDIYGDGTKEEVNKLKNLAKMLGINSKINWHGWQKNVWNSIKKTDLLLFTSKYEGFPMAILEAIAHGIPVISSNCSSGPKDIVTSLNGKLYQLGNTSEAVKLLNDFYSGNLKFGSQEEIAKSVEKFYTENYIKDYFNIIQK, from the coding sequence ATGAAAATAATATTAACTTATCCATTTTTAACCGGTAAAGGGGGAATGGAGACTGTAATAAAAAAGGTATTACAAAATACACCTGATTCAATTAAAATGAAATTATTTTTGCCTGGTGGAAGTGAAGATGAATCATGGCTAGACGGAATTAATAATGATAATGTTGAAATAATATTACATAATCATAAAAATCCACTAGCAATGTTTCTCGATACTTTTAAATATATAAAAGCAGAAAAACCCAATAAAGTGATTACAATGAATAATTTACAAATTTTACCAATCTTAATGGCAAAAAAATTTGTGAAAAATATGCAAGTAATATCATGGAATCATTTCTCCTTAAAATTTACAAAAGCAAATTTCTTATTAAAAAAATGTGATTCGTTTTTAGCAATTTCATCTGGAATATGTGATGAATTAAAAGAAATGAAGATTAATCCTGAAAAAATTCATTTAATTTATAATCCAATTGATAAGCCTACTAAATTAATTCCATTAGGGAATGAAAATACTAGACGTTTCATTTATGTTGGAAGAGTGCAATACAAAAAGCAAAAAAATTTAGCAGAAATGTTTGAAATTTTAGGTCAATTAGAGTTTGATTTTCAACTTGATATTTATGGTGATGGTACGAAAGAAGAAGTAAATAAGTTAAAAAATTTAGCAAAAATGTTGGGAATTAATTCTAAAATTAATTGGCATGGATGGCAAAAGAACGTGTGGAATTCAATAAAAAAAACAGATTTACTTCTTTTTACATCAAAATATGAAGGTTTTCCAATGGCAATTTTAGAAGCTATTGCTCATGGTATTCCAGTAATTTCGTCTAATTGTTCTAGTGGTCCTAAAGATATAGTTACTTCTTTAAATGGAAAATTGTATCAACTAGGAAATACAAGTGAAGCGGTTAAATTGTTAAATGATTTTTATAGTGGAAATTTGAAATTTGGCTCACAGGAAGAAATTGCAAAATCTGTTGAAAAGTTTTATACAGAGAATTATATTAAAGATTATTTTAATATAATTCAAAAATAA